ATAACATATAATTGGATTTTGTGaaacttttattatattattatttttattaagtgtatttatttcaatatttgaaattttttttacaaaatcttcattatttatttgtttaaaagAAACATCTAAACCATTTGTcgtattataaatatagactggattattttttttgttgtcATCATGAAAATTATTGTCTAAATTATGAGAACCATCtataaatttgttatttatattttcctctgttaaattattttcaaaaattttattaccATTTTCATATCTTTCATAAAATGAACTACCACAAGACATTCCACAATCTATTTCTTGTGgtctttttatattattatttaaaatatgttcatatgaaaaatctgtatttaaacaattttcttttaatacatttttgttttcaaaTTCTTCATCCAATTCATTAAATCGAGATCGATTTATATCCatgttttcattttatatatgcattgtttatatatgcacaatCTCACTTTTCTGtttttcttataatttcttttcctgctttttcaaaatgaaaaaaaatagaatatcctaaaattgtgaaaaagacaatatcatatatttacactattgtatggatatatatatatatgttcatataaagcaaattaatatattaatgtaGTGAGCTTGTACACATGTATAGCAATGCCTATGCTTTATAAAAGTATTTtcgaaatatttataagttttaaaaatacaagattataattttttgtgtgtgtatttttattaggaaaaaataaaaagagaaagtaatataataagaaatttcataaatattatacacataaaaattttccaaaatgaataccaaaatatatacacaaaatttatataattaatgttacgatttttcattattttactATCTTCTATTatgcattattatatttagttttattatttttttataaacgCGCGAAAAAGTTTGACAAAACAAGGACAAAGATTTCGCAATATAAAAACTTacatgaataaaaaatatatcatatggaaaatattataagaaaatcattattttaacttaatatattttccccaactaaaaatattttattcgtTTTTAGAAGAATGCGCACATTTCAAGCTACTAATACATATACACATTTAAtgcacaaaaaaaaatgtaaataatgGAAAATGTAGCAAAGTgaagaaaagaaaattcATGGGAATTTATGGAAATTCAGTAATTGTcgcaaaataaaatagctGTTTCCTAAGTTACTGAATTGTGTTGGCATATTTTGTATACTGAAAAAAGGGAGAAAacaaaaggaaaaaaaaagccaataatatatttttacttaaTTTCAATAGCaactttatatatattaaaataaaaggaaaatagGGGGTAATGAAAGGAgtcaaattaataattcgatataaatatttattaatttggggaactattttttcacacattttattttattatttttcctttttaagtatttaataaaaattgcaaggataaataaaaaattaaattataccTATTGAAATATTGATTAATAATTTGGCATGtttgtatattttcttcGGCAAATGGATGCAAAGATCTAACTAAATATAACCTTACCataatttacatatatatatatatatatatatacatcgaaatttatattgaataatattttttttaaatgctTGCAGAAAAACGAATTTATTTAGATcgttataaaaatattaatttaatgttatacgttgtataataaaataagatatatttttttcagtttaataaaaaaaaacaatgaataaataattcggtataaatgtgtatatGCTAATACACAATATATTTgtctttttatttcctacatatattataatttcgATTAAATTtagtataatattaattgaGTTAAGAATagtatatctatatatatagtttcTCATATGGCATTTGAAAAtgtacaaaaaaaatattacaattaaaattaatattatacacTAATATACgattatacatatatactcataattatcatattatttttccccttatttatattattgtcTTAAGGGGAAAATAATACCCTTTTCAATATTCATATGCAATTCCACATATATCTGtctgaaaaaataaacaagaaatatttaaaatgaCTAATGTCCTGACCCGCCTTGTGGCACAGACCAcctaaaataaaaataaaaataaatatatatatgtatgtgtATACACTCCTctctttattttgattttgtTGAATAATTTGATTGTTCAATCGTTTCACTTACATAAATcctgtaaaaaaaaatggaaggCATATAACACTACAAACAATAATGGGGGAAAACATATCTATCCTAATATCAAcctaaaaattttgaaaatagcgatacaaaaaaaataataattaaagaATCAAAAGGAGTGTGGagtaaaaaatggaaagtAAAAAACATTGCATGTATTATGTgtgaaaaaatgttttttgaaaatttgattttttacatattctGATAACTTATATCTCTTGGGAGGTAAAGGAATTTTCATtccattatataaatatgttgttaataaatttgcCTTGTTTAAATCATCTTTAAaatcattttgttttttcataaGTACATAACTACTATTATAATCGAATTTTCGATCAGCTCTTTTAATTCCTTTTATGTCCATTGGCtttaaatatgaacaatatttatattcgaTATTTCCAGGGTCTATATTTTGAGCTAACCCATATGATTCCTTCtcatttataatttcagttattattccattttttgttgtatttgtattaattttgtataaatttCCCAATATCTATACATCCAAAAattagaagaaaaaaatatgcaaaagGAATGATAACCatgatatatatcaaaCTAGCGGACTAAATTCGTAACACACATttaaaatacaattttttatatcaattatatatttatccaATTAATTTAATGGTATtcatttctatatttttattttcatatttatacgTATTTAAAGTACATTcggaaaatatttattaccTTATGGTTAACACTATATGGTAAGAATCcgtgtgttttttttaaacaatttaatGGCATTGCCATTTCATCGccttttttgtattttttttttcttttttttacataagcattgatttaaacaaatatttaaatatacacatgcatgtacatatataatattattctGTAATTTTCTTATAACATTCGAAactatgaaaatatataatggaAGTTTATATCAGTACACTGTTTATACTTAATTTGtaattgtatattatatgtataattacATATGGGGGAAATAAGTTCATGGAGGAAAAgttaaagaaaattaaaaaaaaaaaatatataattaaagaaaaaattttaacaCAATTGTggaaatgttaaaaaaaatgaaaagaaaaaaaaagtgtatttatttaagcaactttaatataattatatatatgcacacgTTATTGATTcgtatattttatatggaATTCGAATAATTCaattatgcatttttttttagaaaatatatttcaattatataaacaaattatatacatattaataacatataataaaatatatccttagtattttttattttttgttatatacatatacataatcCCGAGTATAAAactttacaaaaaatatagattattattttgcttCACAGTTTAAGAAAGCatgataaataatatatttataatgcATATAACTAACGCAATGTTTAAGAAAAtgtatgaataaaaaaatggcacttgaaaaatggaaattgcaataatgttaaataaataatatatataagtatattatacaattatttattccCCCATCCATTGATAGTCACTATTTACAACATTGCATATATCAAATGATAGAAAAGAATACTAATGTTTAGtatgatgaaataaaataatacaaatctATCtataatgtataaaaattttaattaaaaagatatataaattaaagcATTTAACATATGACACATATTTGGTTGTTTTGAAAacacacatatatgcaCAAGTATaagttcattttttttaatccaGCAATTTTcaaagaatataataaccAAAGGGCAACTGAACATGAATCAAATAAACATTGACGAgtacgaaaaaaataataaaatacatcAACActttttagttttttttttttgtgtgcATCGTCCATGTTTTAATGATACATCCTCTTTGCTATATATCAATTGTTACTGTTTTGTTAATTACTAAATCCCTATTCAATATAATTTagctaatttttttttcacatgtttttcatttaaagatttgatatatatgcaGCTTTTCAAAATGAGGGACATATATCGAGTATAGACGTattaaacaatataattGCTACAACAGATACAAAAAAtgtcataaaaatatatgatataaatgaaaaaaaagaaaagttaacatataaaattgaagaTATAGTCATTAAcgatattaaattattgaaAAGTTTTTTAGAAGAAAGCGAAGAAGCTTGcataaattttgaaattaAAGAATGTTTATTTAGCgcatatgaaaatatgaaaaaatgtaagatatatcatttcgatatattaaacaaaaaaacaatacaCATATTTGAATTCACAAATGaaattaatgataataGTTTTGCATTACATCCtaatacacatatatttataacatCATTAAAGAGCAAAGAattgttaatatatcatatacaaaataaatcattattatttaatataaaaattcaaaatgaGCATTGTATAGCTAACTATAATAAAACAGGAATTATATATGCCTATACACCTAATGTaaatatgatttatttatgcAGTTGTTTTGGGGATGATTATAATGACGAATATTTTGctaattttgatatttcaaaaataacagacaatacaaatatttgCACTCATATAGATTTTTCTGTTGATGAAAAGAAAATGCTTGTAGCTACcaaatataacaatatttaCACACTGGATGCATATACAGGggatttattatattcttataattttaattatgaaAACATTCCTACAAAATTGTCATTTCACATATCATACCCAATCTATTCATTTGATTCGAATTACGTACTATCGGGTATGTTCAATTTGTAGCTGTATATAGtaatgttattttatttacctATTTGTAATTATGCTGTAgtgtatttttttggtaacttttcatttatttagtttttatttacattgtttatactttattttgttattattttatatttttttaggtGGAAAAGATGGAAACCTCCATATTTGGGATATAAATGGCAATTTTATATGCaagaaaaaaatcgaaaataatgttttattCATTAAATGGGTATATAATAGAGCCGCATTTATAACAAGTAAGTTATTAGGTGTCATTTGAAAAGTTTTAAAAGcatattatgcatattcATGCTAATGCAAcatttacatataaaaatcatttatattacaatcatattttgtttatgttttttgctcattgcatattatatttatacatgcataaaatatattttccgTTTTTACAGCTAGCAACTATCTATTAATATGGCAAAtgccaaaaaaaaattaaaaaaaaaaatatataaataaatcaattattttatgcacagtcatatttatttttcaaaaaaaaatttaattgtGATAAATTCGTATGAACAAATACACTTGTGCATACAcatgtattttttgttcataattttaaaaaaaattttttatatacagtattattaattttattatttaatatatgtaagCTTGTGGCGTAggttaattttaaattatcaatatttttaagttgtacttttttttgtcctaataacattttaattaaacttttgaatatatatacatttttttttaaatgtgtAACTTGCGAAtgagaaatatatttctcttttttttaacatgaacaaaaataaattgtacAAAAATGAAGGAAACAAATAACGATGTTAAGGATTTTGTGTCGGAAATTCGGAAAATTGAAACATGGAAATATATTGATGAAGAGGCGaaaactttattttatttgaaaaaaataattcaagaAGAAATTATAATGCTAAAATTTACcaacaataaaaaatcatgcttaatgaaagaaaataaaaatgaaaggTTAAAGACAGACAAGAAAATACTAAAACCGAAGGATTCTAATATCAATAAAAGTAAATTATCTAGTTTCCTGAATTCTACCATATCTTATGATAACTATTTTAACTTAAATAAACcttgtgaaaaaaatacgGCAACAATGATAAAGAATGacaaatttgaaaaaatacaaataaacaATCATTTGATAAATGGTGGAATTGAACAAAATGTTCACAATAAGTACAATAATAACAaggtaaaaaataatttaattaatatagaaaattttaacaatttCGAGATAGTTGACGATAGtttaaaaaaggaatatgctcctataataatgaaattaaataattataaaatttcaCATTATCAAAATCCAAAAACAActgaaagaaaaaattccAATTATAGTGAacttaataattattatatcaaCGAAAAGTTAACACATAGTCAAAGAAGAGATGAACCTATGAAAAgtaatgaagaaaattattttgatatttttaaaagggAAGTTTGCAATTGTGATGAAAAcgatatttatatttataaaaatagccctgataaaaatgaaataagcTCAagtatgaaaaataaaatatgctttaattttgataatgTATCTAGAAATGATTGTGATTATAAAAAGCgagaaaatgaaaacatGTCTTGTTATTCCACTTCTATTGGTAACATAATGAATAATGGTACCAAAAAATCAATTAAGATTAAAAGagacaaaataaatgataacaTGATTGGAAATATAGATAGCGATTgtaataatgaagaaaattatattttcaaaaatgaaaaaaaaaatatttattataaatacatacaaaaaaaaaaaaatgcattagataaaaaagaccatattaaaaattctCAAAATgagaataatatttattctaataattcaaaaaatgatgaagatCTAAGTTCTAACATTTGTAGAATATCCCTAATTAATAATCACATGAgtacatatatttctagtgatttaattttaaaaaaaaaaacattcaTGGGTATGTCACTatctcaaaaaaaaaaatattttgcagaacatagtaaaaaaattaatagcATGATAAAgaatgaaataattaaagGTATTCCTGATTATTTAAGAGGCTTTGTGTGGCAAATATTACTTCAGTCATATACATACAAAGATAGAACTTATGTTAAgaaagatataaataataatgaaaatcaTCCAGATCATATTAATCAAAGTGATGAATGTGAAAAaggatataaatattatctaagcataaacaataaatatgaaaattcCATTAAAAAGGACATCAATAGAACATATCcgaaacatatattatttaaaaataattatgaaaaaggacaaaaaatattatttaatgttttaaaaGCATATAGTAATTATAACCAAGATTTAGGGTATTGTCAAGGAATGGCTTTTATAGTTGCgacatttatattatatatgaatgaaGAAGattctttttatatgttaataGCATTActagataaatataaattaaatgatttattttcttctagTATGCcattattaaatgaatatttatatatattagataaattattattacacttttttccaaaaatatataatcatttagaaaaagaaaatattcattCGAGTATGTATGCATCTCAATGGTTTATAACacttttttcttataacataaatattttgtatgcAGTACGAATATgggattttttttttatacataattatacttttctttttaaagTAGCTcttgcattttttaaattacaAGAAGAAGAAATACTAAAAGAATCATTTGAAAGCATACTAAATAGGCTTAAGGTATTATCAAAACATGTAGAATTAGATGTATTACTTAAAACTGCTTtggatataaaaataaaaaatgggtTGATTAGCAAAATTATATCTGAATATAAATCACAAAAATGAATAGTTACAATACCAAAGATAATCAAAtgtatgaaaaaaaaaaaattaattagtattaaaacaaaatatgtaCTGATTCAAtcaaacaaattaatatatgaatacaTATACACCCCATTTCGGTTCGAATATTCGAAAGagatatattaatttgcGTCTAGTGAATACCATTTTCCactaatatatgttttaatcTTTTTCAGAAATCCAAAAAATCATCTGTAAAACTGTCAATTGGTAAACTGAAGTCGTTTgtgaaaaaagaaaaaaattctacaaaaaaaattattcaaatcAGGAAAATTAGAtatccatatatttatgtaattatgtatatatccatttatgtgcatatatcatatatcTCCTTAGTACCGTCAATTTTCCATATGTACTCATTTGCAATGTTGGTATAAAAGTTTGAAAGAGTAGAAAAGTTTTTCTTCagattttcatttttctcAAAAATATCTTTTTTGTCAT
This DNA window, taken from Plasmodium berghei ANKA genome assembly, chromosome: 13, encodes the following:
- a CDS encoding GTPase-activating protein, putative, with product MKETNNDVKDFVSEIRKIETWKYIDEEAKTLFYLKKIIQEEIIMLKFTNNKKSCLMKENKNERLKTDKKILKPKDSNINKSKLSSFLNSTISYDNYFNLNKPCEKNTATMIKNDKFEKIQINNHLINGGIEQNVHNKYNNNKVKNNLINIENFNNFEIVDDSLKKEYAPIIMKLNNYKISHYQNPKTTERKNSNYSELNNYYINEKLTHSQRRDEPMKSNEENYFDIFKREVCNCDENDIYIYKNSPDKNEISSSMKNKICFNFDNVSRNDCDYKKRENENMSCYSTSIGNIMNNGTKKSIKIKRDKINDNMIGNIDSDCNNEENYIFKNEKKNIYYKYIQKKKNALDKKDHIKNSQNENNIYSNNSKNDEDLSSNICRISLINNHMSTYISSDLILKKKTFMGMSLSQKKKYFAEHSKKINSMIKNEIIKGIPDYLRGFVWQILLQSYTYKDRTYVKKDINNNENHPDHINQSDECEKGYKYYLSINNKYENSIKKDINRTYPKHILFKNNYEKGQKILFNVLKAYSNYNQDLGYCQGMAFIVATFILYMNEEDSFYMLIALLDKYKLNDLFSSSMPLLNEYLYILDKLLLHFFPKIYNHLEKENIHSSMYASQWFITLFSYNINILYAVRIWDFFFIHNYTFLFKVALAFFKLQEEEILKESFESILNRLKVLSKHVELDVLLKTALDIKIKNGLISKIISEYKSQK
- a CDS encoding WD repeat-containing protein, putative, translated to MNQINIDEFDIYAAFQNEGHISSIDVLNNIIATTDTKNVIKIYDINEKKEKLTYKIEDIVINDIKLLKSFLEESEEACINFEIKECLFSAYENMKKCKIYHFDILNKKTIHIFEFTNEINDNSFALHPNTHIFITSLKSKELLIYHIQNKSLLFNIKIQNEHCIANYNKTGIIYAYTPNVNMIYLCSCFGDDYNDEYFANFDISKITDNTNICTHIDFSVDEKKMLVATKYNNIYTLDAYTGDLLYSYNFNYENIPTKLSFHISYPIYSFDSNYVLSGGKDGNLHIWDINGNFICKKKIENNVLFIKWVYNRAAFITTSNYLLIWQMPKKN